Sequence from the bacterium genome:
CATGGTCCCGATCCTTCGATCGCTGGCTGGCCACCCTGCCGCGAATGACGAGATCCTCGAGTTGGTCGCCTGTCACCCGGACTCGGACGACACGGTGCAGGAGATCGTGGCGGCAAGCCGCTCCCTCGTAGTGGCCACGTCCGAATAGGTGTATCGACCGTGCGATCGCTCGGGGATTATCTGGACCTCACCGAGGATCAGGCGCGCGCGCAGTGGGGACGGATCCTCTCCAGGCAGCCGAAGTCTCGCCAGGAACCATTCGTGCCTGTGGAGTCGATCCTCTGCTACGCGCTGTTCTTTGTGGTCGACCCACACCGCTACCGGGGCAGAAACGTAACGGAGGCCCCGCCGTTAGTGCACGGTTTGGCTCGCCTGTTCGTGCGATCTCCAGGATCGATCACAGCCAAGATGAAGAACCTCGACGGCTCGATGAGGAAAGCCGGAGCGCACGAGTGGCGGTTCTTCGCGGAGATGGCCGCTGACGGCAGCCGCTTCGCGCCCATCTACAACCGGGTGATGCTCGCAGCCCGTGATATGGGGATCGGCCCCGATGCGCTGCCGGACTTCCTGTCGCTGGAGGGCGTGGACGACTTCGATCTGCTCGGCCAGGAGGAGTTGCTCGGCCAGCGCACGTTCGACGCCGTGGTCGCGGTGCAGGCCGCCAAGAAGCGGGCGCGGCTGCTGGCAGGGGAGGCCGAGACCGTGCGGATTGCTGAGCAGGCCGTGCGCATGGGCCAGCATCGCTTCGCCGTCGCCGTGCTGGACAACTACGGGCACAGCTGCGCGTTCTGCGGATTCGCGCCGCGGTCACTGCCCAAGCACAAGTTGCTCGTGGCATCCCACATCAAGCCTTGGGCCGACTCCGACGACCGCGAGAGGCTTGATCCCCGAAACGGAGTCGCTGCCTGCCCCACCCACGACGCCGCGTTCGACTCTGGACTCATCGCGGTGAACGGCGGGCTACGTGTCCACCGGGCACCGCGGCTCGAGCGTAGTGCCCGGGCCGACCCCGGCGTGGATCGGTACTTCGGCCGAGCTCTACAGCCGTTGCTGGTTGTGCCGGCTGGAGCGGAACCGCCGGGCGAGGACTACCTGTCGTGGCACTTGGAGCACATCTACTTGGGCAATAGAGCGGACTGAGGCCGCCACCCGTGCGACCGTGGTGGGAGCAGAGCACAGGTACACAGAGTGCCAGACACGTCGTTGGTCGCCGCAGTTTCCCGTCACTCGTGAAGTCCAGCCGACCGGTGAGCGTCGGCGGCGGCTGCTTACGCTTCGGAGGTCGCGACAGGCCGCGAAGATCTGTCAGGAGCCGATCCACATCGATCATCACATGTCCGGCGGTGCCAACCTGAAAGAATCGCTAACCCGCACAGAGACGAGGAAACAAGATATGGCGTTGTCCACGTACCCAGAGATTGTCGCTGCGGCCGCTGATGGCGACATAGCCAACCTGAGACGCGTGGTCGCCTCTTCCGACGCCGCCGGCCGCCTACGGTTGCTGTCGGTTGCCGAGCTTCCTGACGAGATCATCGAGGAGATCCTCGCGAAGGAATCACCGGCCCTCACCGGTGTGGACCCGAAGACCGCCTCTTATGAACATGAGGCCCTGTCCCGCGCGGAGGTAGACAGCGCAGCCCA
This genomic interval carries:
- a CDS encoding HNH endonuclease signature motif containing protein, with product MRSLGDYLDLTEDQARAQWGRILSRQPKSRQEPFVPVESILCYALFFVVDPHRYRGRNVTEAPPLVHGLARLFVRSPGSITAKMKNLDGSMRKAGAHEWRFFAEMAADGSRFAPIYNRVMLAARDMGIGPDALPDFLSLEGVDDFDLLGQEELLGQRTFDAVVAVQAAKKRARLLAGEAETVRIAEQAVRMGQHRFAVAVLDNYGHSCAFCGFAPRSLPKHKLLVASHIKPWADSDDRERLDPRNGVAACPTHDAAFDSGLIAVNGGLRVHRAPRLERSARADPGVDRYFGRALQPLLVVPAGAEPPGEDYLSWHLEHIYLGNRAD